The following coding sequences are from one Mycoplasma mycoides subsp. capri window:
- the parC gene encoding DNA topoisomerase IV subunit A → MSDKSEIILYPLEELLGNRFSRYAKYIIQERALPDVRDGLKPVQRRILYAMNQLNLTFDKPYKKSARVVGEVIGKYHPHGDSSIYDAMVRMSQWWKVNIPLVDMQGNNGSIDGDSAAAMRYTEARLTKISNLLLEDLEKNTVIFSPNFDDSETEPTVLPSYFPNILVNGATGIAAGYATNMPPHNLSEIIDATINIIKNPNITIDQILKIVKGPDFPTGAIIQNKQGIREAFLTGKGKVIISSKWHQEKNNIVIDEIPYEVVKQDLVKKIGDVIDNNPNLGIKEIRDETDRKGLRIVIELNEKANLETVRKFLFKSTWLSVSYNYNNIIIVDKQPKQLGLIDIIKAYISHYKEVFIKRTEFNLNKANLRLEIVNGLIKALSILDEVIKVIRKSENRIDAINNLVKTFNFTTNQSTAIVDMRLYRLTSTDVNKLLLEKTELIDKIKKYQEILNNNLVLDNEIISRLEEVKKQFGIKRKSQVEDLVEDLDVDQKEVIIEKEINLWISKDGYIKVIDNNILNKNELSSFGKKPNDMWISQGACSNLDHLILVSDQANYYSIPLYKIANSKWKDQGVHINSVATTQPNETIINAFIIKEFTNSTQHLLLVSKNGLIKRTQISDLETKIFNKSFKIMKISDNDSLVYADLISSKTSYCCIITKNGYAVRYNIEDIPVQSTISKGVKAANLKDDYIISALSLDNNKDVLIFTNKNNYKRLDQNLIPIYIRPKKGIRILVEKKKNKEQVIFGFAINDQMSISILDTNDQITDINVSDLKHTNLEQNSISTNIDEISYISIKQLIRSIAFDQPALANNFNDQDTNDQIETKPKFNKLVSERIVVSKDTKNKAINNANQVHGSDLSSYLDDISSLLSKVSQNKKDKKTKQLDFEDYFSDDDQNQDDN, encoded by the coding sequence ATGTCAGATAAATCAGAAATTATTTTATATCCATTAGAAGAATTACTAGGTAATAGATTTAGTAGATATGCAAAATATATTATTCAAGAAAGAGCTTTACCTGATGTTAGAGATGGATTAAAACCAGTTCAACGCCGTATTTTATATGCAATGAACCAATTGAATTTAACATTTGATAAACCTTATAAAAAATCAGCAAGAGTTGTTGGAGAAGTTATTGGTAAGTATCACCCACATGGAGATAGTTCTATATATGATGCAATGGTAAGAATGTCTCAGTGATGAAAAGTTAATATTCCACTAGTTGATATGCAAGGAAATAACGGATCAATTGATGGAGATAGCGCTGCTGCTATGCGTTATACTGAAGCAAGACTTACTAAAATTTCAAATCTTTTATTAGAAGATTTAGAAAAAAACACAGTTATATTTTCACCAAACTTTGATGATAGTGAAACTGAACCAACAGTTTTACCTAGTTATTTTCCAAATATTTTAGTTAATGGAGCTACTGGAATTGCTGCAGGTTATGCAACAAATATGCCTCCACACAATTTAAGTGAAATTATTGATGCAACTATTAATATAATTAAAAATCCAAATATTACTATTGATCAAATTTTAAAAATAGTTAAAGGACCTGATTTTCCAACTGGAGCTATTATTCAAAATAAACAAGGAATAAGAGAAGCTTTTTTAACAGGTAAAGGAAAAGTAATTATTAGTAGTAAATGACATCAAGAAAAAAATAATATTGTAATTGATGAAATTCCATACGAAGTAGTTAAACAAGATCTTGTTAAAAAAATTGGTGATGTTATTGATAATAATCCTAATTTAGGAATTAAAGAAATTAGAGATGAAACTGATAGAAAAGGTTTAAGAATAGTTATTGAATTAAATGAAAAAGCTAACTTAGAAACTGTTAGAAAGTTTTTATTTAAATCAACTTGATTAAGTGTTTCATATAACTATAACAATATTATTATTGTTGATAAACAACCAAAACAACTAGGTTTAATTGATATTATTAAAGCTTATATTTCTCATTATAAAGAAGTATTTATTAAAAGAACTGAATTTAATTTAAACAAAGCAAATCTAAGATTAGAAATTGTTAATGGTTTAATTAAAGCTTTATCAATTTTAGATGAAGTTATTAAAGTAATTAGAAAATCAGAAAATAGAATTGATGCAATTAATAACTTAGTTAAAACTTTTAATTTTACAACAAATCAATCAACAGCTATTGTTGATATGAGATTATATCGATTAACTTCAACTGATGTTAATAAATTATTATTAGAAAAAACTGAACTAATTGATAAAATTAAAAAATATCAAGAAATTTTAAATAATAATTTAGTTTTAGATAATGAGATCATTTCAAGATTAGAAGAAGTTAAAAAGCAATTTGGTATAAAAAGAAAATCTCAAGTTGAAGATTTAGTTGAAGATTTAGATGTTGATCAAAAAGAAGTAATCATTGAAAAAGAAATTAATTTATGAATTTCAAAAGATGGTTATATTAAAGTTATTGATAATAATATTTTAAATAAAAATGAATTAAGTTCTTTTGGTAAAAAACCAAATGATATGTGAATTAGTCAAGGAGCTTGTTCAAATTTAGATCACTTGATTTTAGTTTCAGATCAAGCAAATTATTATTCAATTCCTTTATATAAAATAGCAAATAGTAAATGAAAAGATCAAGGTGTTCATATAAACAGTGTTGCAACTACTCAACCAAATGAAACTATTATTAATGCTTTTATAATTAAAGAATTCACAAACTCTACTCAACACTTATTATTAGTTAGCAAAAATGGATTAATTAAAAGAACTCAAATTAGTGATTTAGAAACTAAAATTTTTAACAAATCATTTAAAATAATGAAAATTAGTGATAATGATAGTTTAGTTTATGCTGATTTGATAAGTTCTAAAACTTCATATTGTTGTATTATTACAAAAAATGGATATGCTGTTAGATACAATATTGAAGATATTCCAGTTCAATCAACAATCTCAAAAGGAGTTAAAGCAGCTAATTTAAAAGATGATTATATAATTAGTGCTTTAAGCTTAGATAATAATAAAGATGTTTTAATTTTTACAAATAAAAATAATTACAAAAGATTAGATCAAAATTTAATTCCGATCTATATTAGACCAAAAAAAGGAATTAGAATTTTAGTTGAAAAAAAGAAAAACAAAGAACAAGTAATATTTGGTTTTGCAATTAATGATCAAATGAGTATTAGTATTTTAGATACAAATGATCAAATCACTGATATTAATGTAAGTGATTTAAAACATACTAATTTAGAACAAAACAGTATTTCTACAAATATTGATGAAATTTCATATATTTCTATTAAACAATTAATAAGATCAATTGCTTTTGATCAACCTGCTTTAGCAAATAATTTTAATGATCAAGATACAAATGATCAAATAGAAACTAAACCAAAGTTTAATAAATTAGTAAGTGAGCGTATTGTTGTTTCAAAAGATACTAAAAACAAAGCTATAAATAACGCAAACCAAGTTCACGGATCTGATTTAAGTTCTTATTTAGATGATATTTCTTCACTTCTATCTAAAGTTAGTCAAAATAAAAAAGATAAAAAAACTAAACAATTAGATTTTGAAGATTATTTTAGTGATGATGATCAAAATCAAGATGATAATTAA
- the parE gene encoding DNA topoisomerase IV subunit B produces the protein MAENKKYDESAIQVLEGLDAVRKRPGMYIGSTDNRGLHHLVWEIVDNAIDEALAGYCTQIDVILEKDNSITVIDNGRGIPTGMHKTGKSTPEVIFSVLHAGGKFDSTAYKSSGGLHGVGSSVTNALSKRFKATIYRDKKIHEIEFKNGGKLEKPLTFIANTYKTGTTINFLPDDSIFSNTKFNFSLISERLKESALLNSGLKITLSDLISNRYVEYQFQDGLVEFIKELVDDKTPVTDIITINNESKNIIAEIALQYTEDDNEIILGFANNVKTSDGGTHLVGFKSGLIRAINDYAKDQKILKDKTKLDSNDLREGLVAIVTVKIPENLIEYEGQTKSKLGTSDAKTVVEQIVYEFMSYWLIENKVLANKVIENALNAQKARIAAKQARQAIKSVKGKKNVNKLMLGKLTPAQGKKRELNELYLVEGDSAGGSAKSGRDRNFQAILPLRGKVINSEKAKLVDLLKNEEIQSIINAIGAGVGKDFDISDINYGKIIIMTDADTDGAHIQTLLLTFFYRHMKDLITHKKVYIALPPLYKITFNDKSFIYLWDEEELNEFNKTNTKKYEIQRYKGLGEMNADQLWQTTMDPRNRKIIQVSISDGLLAERMFKTLMGDDVEKRKLWIQENVKFTLEDDQIQIIEMEK, from the coding sequence ATGGCTGAAAATAAAAAATATGATGAATCAGCGATTCAAGTTTTAGAAGGATTAGATGCTGTTAGAAAAAGACCAGGAATGTATATTGGTTCAACTGATAATAGAGGATTGCATCACTTAGTATGAGAAATAGTAGATAATGCTATTGATGAAGCTTTAGCTGGATATTGTACTCAAATTGATGTTATTTTAGAAAAAGATAACTCTATTACAGTTATTGATAATGGAAGAGGAATTCCAACTGGTATGCATAAAACTGGTAAATCAACTCCTGAAGTTATTTTTTCAGTTTTACATGCTGGAGGTAAATTTGATAGTACTGCTTATAAGTCAAGTGGTGGATTACATGGAGTTGGATCAAGTGTAACTAATGCTTTATCAAAAAGGTTTAAAGCAACTATTTATAGAGATAAAAAAATTCATGAAATTGAATTTAAAAATGGTGGTAAATTAGAAAAACCACTAACTTTTATAGCAAATACTTATAAAACTGGAACAACTATTAATTTTTTACCAGATGATAGTATTTTTAGTAATACTAAATTTAATTTTTCATTAATTAGTGAAAGATTAAAAGAATCAGCCTTATTAAACTCAGGATTAAAAATTACTTTATCAGATCTTATTTCAAATAGATATGTTGAGTATCAATTTCAAGATGGATTAGTTGAATTTATAAAAGAACTAGTTGATGATAAAACACCAGTTACAGATATTATTACTATTAATAATGAAAGTAAAAATATTATTGCTGAAATCGCTTTACAATATACTGAAGATGATAATGAAATTATTTTAGGTTTTGCAAATAATGTTAAAACTAGTGATGGTGGAACTCATTTAGTTGGGTTTAAATCAGGTTTAATTAGAGCAATTAATGATTATGCAAAAGATCAAAAAATTTTAAAAGATAAAACTAAATTAGATTCAAATGATTTAAGAGAAGGTTTAGTTGCTATTGTAACAGTTAAAATTCCTGAAAATCTAATTGAATATGAAGGACAAACAAAATCAAAACTTGGAACTTCTGATGCAAAAACTGTTGTTGAACAAATTGTTTATGAGTTTATGAGTTATTGATTAATTGAAAATAAGGTCTTAGCAAATAAAGTTATTGAAAATGCATTAAATGCTCAAAAAGCAAGAATAGCAGCAAAACAAGCAAGACAAGCAATTAAAAGTGTTAAAGGTAAAAAAAATGTTAACAAATTAATGTTAGGAAAACTAACACCAGCTCAAGGTAAAAAAAGAGAATTAAATGAATTATATTTAGTAGAAGGTGATTCTGCTGGTGGTAGTGCTAAATCTGGAAGAGATCGTAACTTTCAAGCAATTTTGCCTTTAAGAGGTAAAGTAATTAATTCAGAAAAAGCTAAATTAGTTGATTTATTAAAAAATGAAGAAATTCAATCAATAATTAATGCAATTGGAGCTGGTGTTGGAAAAGATTTTGATATTTCAGATATTAATTATGGAAAAATCATTATTATGACTGATGCTGATACTGATGGAGCACATATTCAAACTTTATTATTAACTTTTTTTTACAGACATATGAAAGATTTGATTACTCATAAAAAAGTTTATATTGCTTTACCACCTTTATATAAAATTACTTTTAATGATAAAAGTTTTATTTATTTATGAGATGAAGAAGAATTAAATGAATTTAATAAAACTAATACTAAAAAATATGAGATCCAACGTTATAAAGGATTAGGAGAAATGAATGCTGATCAATTATGACAAACAACAATGGATCCTAGAAATAGAAAAATTATTCAAGTAAGTATTTCAGATGGTCTATTAGCTGAAAGAATGTTTAAAACTTTAATGGGTGATGATGTTGAAAAACGTAAATTATGAATTCAAGAAAATGTTAAATTCACTTTAGAAGATGATCAAATACAAATTATAGAAATGGAAAAATAA
- a CDS encoding NADP-dependent glyceraldehyde-3-phosphate dehydrogenase: MYKFKALLDGKLFDNNRILEIINPVDFSVAGQVVSLTKQDINDAFIAAKSSQKAWENTDLEKRISILDKWKQLIDQNKEELAQIIMSETAKPYKDCLTEVIRSVEYIDQTFYEVRNLKTLIIDGTKYGAKNKIGTFMRVAKGVGVAISPFNYPINLAVSKIFPCLVTGNTIVFKPATQGSLIGAKLGELAFKANLPKGIFNVVTGRGREIGDDIITNKLADFISFTGSVEVGKRLLEISSTKDVVLELGGKDPAIVLDDLDLEKYAKEIISGAFSYSGQRCTAIKRVITTDKIADQLVPLLKEKINKLTVGLPKDNCDITPLIDQKTADFVYGLIDDAKNKGAKIIIGDKREKNLIYPTLVDHVTSDMRLAWEEPFGPVLPIIRTNSVDQMIELANKSNFGLQASVYTKNLDQALTVAQKLEVGTVNINGKSQRGPDVFPFLGVKDSGFGVQGIVDTLLFSTRYKGIVINN; the protein is encoded by the coding sequence ACTAAACAAGATATTAATGATGCATTTATAGCAGCAAAATCTAGTCAAAAAGCTTGAGAAAACACTGATTTAGAAAAAAGAATTTCTATTTTAGATAAATGAAAACAATTAATTGATCAAAACAAAGAAGAATTAGCTCAAATTATTATGAGTGAAACAGCTAAACCTTACAAAGATTGTTTAACTGAAGTGATTAGAAGTGTTGAATATATTGATCAAACTTTTTATGAAGTTAGAAATTTAAAAACTTTAATTATTGATGGAACTAAATATGGAGCTAAAAATAAAATTGGAACTTTTATGAGAGTTGCAAAAGGAGTAGGAGTTGCAATTAGTCCATTTAACTATCCAATTAATTTAGCTGTTTCAAAAATCTTTCCTTGTTTAGTAACTGGAAATACCATTGTTTTTAAACCAGCTACTCAAGGAAGTTTAATTGGTGCAAAACTAGGTGAATTAGCATTCAAAGCAAATTTACCAAAAGGAATTTTTAATGTTGTTACTGGTAGAGGAAGAGAAATTGGTGATGATATTATTACAAATAAATTAGCTGATTTTATTTCATTTACTGGAAGTGTTGAAGTTGGAAAACGTCTTTTAGAAATCTCATCAACAAAAGATGTAGTTTTAGAATTAGGTGGAAAAGATCCTGCTATTGTTTTAGATGATTTGGATTTAGAAAAATATGCAAAAGAAATTATTAGTGGTGCTTTTAGTTATTCAGGTCAAAGATGTACAGCTATTAAAAGAGTAATTACAACTGATAAAATAGCAGATCAACTAGTTCCACTTTTAAAAGAAAAAATTAATAAACTAACTGTTGGTTTACCAAAAGATAATTGTGATATTACTCCTTTAATTGATCAAAAAACTGCTGATTTTGTATATGGTTTAATTGATGATGCTAAAAATAAAGGTGCAAAAATAATAATTGGTGATAAACGAGAAAAAAATCTAATTTATCCAACTTTAGTTGATCATGTTACAAGTGATATGAGATTAGCTTGAGAAGAACCATTTGGACCAGTTCTACCAATTATAAGAACAAATAGTGTTGATCAAATGATTGAATTAGCAAATAAATCTAATTTTGGATTACAAGCTAGTGTTTATACTAAAAATCTAGATCAAGCTTTAACTGTTGCTCAAAAATTAGAAGTTGGAACAGTAAATATTAATGGAAAATCTCAACGTGGACCGGATGTCTTTCCATTTTTAGGAGTTAAAGATTCTGGATTTGGAGTACAAGGAATTGTTGATACTTTATTATTTTCAACTAGATATAAAGGAATAGTAATTAATAATTAA